In Candidatus Cloacimonadota bacterium, the genomic window ATGCTAAATCCTCCTGTTTTTTTTAATTAAAATTAATCTTTTTTCTTTTTTTAGCAAACCCTTTTTTCGAGTGCCAACTTTTTGAGTTAATAAAAAATGTCAAAAAATATCTGTATTTTTTTCTTATTTTTTTTGGATATATGGAGAGTTATATTTTCATTAAAAGATTTTATTGTCATTTTGAGTTTTCCCGAAAAAGTTTTCTCTCGATGAATTAACAATATCAATTTCAAAAAAAAATTTATTAAAGATTTCTCAACAAATTAAATGTTGAGAATCCAAACTTTTCAGGAAAGAGAAGCCTTATAAACGACAGATATTTTATCGTAAATAGAATTGGATTATTAATGTAATTTCTCGATCAAGTTATCCATCAGAATAGATTCCTGATCTCCGGTTTTCATATTTTTTAAAACTATTTTATTTTGAGAGATTTCGTCCTCACCAAGGATCAAGGAATATTTAGCATTGCTTTTATCAGCAGCTTTCATTTGAGCTTTAATGGATTTTTTTTCAAAATCGGATTCGACAGAAATACCGGCATTCCTGATTTTTGTTAATAAATTCAGACTAAAATCTTTTGCTTTCTCTCCTAAACAAACAAGATAATAATCAGGATTTTGTTCGCTTCCAAAAGAAACACCTTCTGTTTCCATCGATAAGATCAATCTTTCAAAACCACCGGCAAAACCGATTCCGGGAATATTTTTTCCTCCGATCTGTTCGACTAATCCATCATACCTGCCGCCACCGATAAGAGTATTTTGCGCTCCCAAATTCGTATCTATAAATTCAAAGGCAGTTCTAGAATAATAATCCAGTCCGCGCACGATCTTTGGATTGATCTTAAAAGCAATATTTATTTTTGTAAGAAATTCCTGGACTTTATCAAAATGTTCCCGACAATCATCATCAAGATAAGATAACATGGAAGGAGCATTTCGGGAAATTTCTTTGCATTTCGGGACTTTACAATCCAGCAGTCTTTTAGGATTTTTCTCAATTCTGATCTTACAATCCTGACAAAGATCATCAAAATACGGTTTATAATATTCGACTAAAGCGTTATTATAATCCTGCGAGCAATTTGGACATCCAATACTGTTTATCTCTAATTTGAAATTTTCCAGACCAAGTTTTTTCAGGAAATAATATCCAAAAGAAATAACTTCCGCATCGATAAAAGGTTCGGAACTTCCTATATTTTCAATTCCATATTGATAATGTTGCCTGTATCTTCCTTTTTGAGGCCTTTCATATCTGAACATAGGACCAATATAATATAATTTTGAAGAATTGTTTTTCATATCGAGGTTATTTTCCACGAACGCTCTAACTATTCCGGCAGTTCCTTCCGGACGAAGAGCGAAGATCCGACCTTTTTTATCCCTGAATTTATACATTTCTTTTTGTACAATATCAGAAGTATTGCCCACGCTTCTTTCGTAAAGTCCTGCAGATTCGAAGATGGGAGTTACAATCTCGCGATAATTGAAATTTCTCGATGTTTCCCGAAAAACTTTTGTGATATATTGCCATTTGTAACTTTCGGATGGAAGAATATCAAAAGTTCCGCGCGGAATTTTACATTTTAATGACATTTTAATTCTCCAAAATAACACAACCACCTTGGTTGTGATAAAAGTCAGATTTAAAAAAAACAAAAGATATCAAACAGGATGTTTGATCTACAAAAAGTGTGCACCTGCAATCGATATCTATTCCAGGTAACACGCTGATAGTTAGCTCAAATCAAGTTGACCAACGGCACATCATAAGCTCTGTTTATTGCTGCTTCCTTCCGGATCTGACAAGGTTCACAGTTTACAATTGCGTCAGGCTTGATCCTCAACACCACTTTTCAGTCATTAAATGAAAATCAATATTCTCATGCAGGAATTCGGTCCCGCTGGAGCGGATTGCGGGTTACAGGACACCGCTAACTTCCCACCTAGCACACGAAAATCAAACAATTTTGGGTCGGTTTATGTGTCAAGTTTTGATAAAGTCAGACACAACATAATCCGCGAAAAACACGAAAAGACACGAAAAATACAATTGAGGAAAAAAGAAGAAATGGAAACGAGGAGATAGAAAATTGGAGACATGTATTAAATTCCGATATTATTACATCTCCAAATATCCAAATCATTAAATCAACAAATTAATTTATGGTTGGGAAAATAATCCGGATAAAAATTCCTGCCAGTTAGTTTGGGAAAAACTTAAACCTTGATATATTTCTATTAGATTATATAAAGTTTGTTCTTCATCAGGAAACCAGATAGATGCTGTTCCCAGATCGTCTGCAGGATAATTATAAAATTGTTGAGCTAAAATGCTTTCATCGATATTTGTCAGGATCTGCTCACACAGAACAGAGAGTTCGCTTGATGATGATCCTTCTTTTAACATTGAGAAAAATTCTTTGATATCCACATCAGCCTGCAGGTCATTAAATTCATAACAGGCAAATCTTGTTTCATCAAAAAAACTGATCGATCCATATTCCTGCCAATTCATGGAAAATTGAGTTATATCATCAAGAATATCAGGGAATTCACACGATTTTATAACAGAACAGGAAACCGGAAAAATATCTCCTTCATAATTCTGACTTCCTCCGGGAAGATAAGATTCGTAGAATGAATTTACAATTGCAATTGCCAGGTTTTCCGTCTCTAAATAATCTTCCCAGATCGATAAAATTGCATTTCCTTCAAAATCTCCATAAGGAAAACCTGACACTTCAATGGATTCTTCCGAACCGATAATATAATCCGCATATTGATAGGATTCAGCAAGAACTTCCATTGTCTGCATATTACAGGCATCAAAGATCAAAATATCGAGTTGATGGTCAAGAGAGGAAAGAGCATTTTTCAGATCACCTTTAGGAATATTTACTGAATTACCGGTTCCATTATCAGGACAGAATTTGTTATAGAGATTATACCAGCCGTTTCCATGCGACCAGATGACCAAAGCCTTTTTATCGGATGGAAATCTTCGGAAACCCCAATTAGCAAAATTGGTGATCTCCTGATAATCTCCGCTATCGATGTCCGGTAAAGATTCGATCAAAGGGGAGGTTATTTCTTCGCGGTTGACTGTGTTTTCCGGAAGGACTTGATAGCGTCGAGTGTTAGTGAAACTTCCGTATTCATGATGATTGTCGATCTGCACAATGACATTTATCTTGTCGGAAAAATCTGCTGTTTCCATTTCATTGATCTCGTCGATCACTGCTTGATAAAGACTGTTGTCCGCTGCCATATAAATAAGGATCGTCCAATCTGCTTTTTCTTTTTTTGTGCATCCAAGCAGGATTATTAGAATCAATGCTGAAAAGAGGAGATTTTTCATAAATAATATTTTAAAGTTTTATTTTTTTACACTTTCGGATTGGAGATTCCTTAAAAGAAAAGCAGGTAGAAACTTATGAATGACAGATTGGTTTAATTGTCATTATAAGGAATTCTCTTTCTTGAAAGAGACTGAATCTTACAGAGAAATCCTAACGAAGAATCTCCAGCAATATTGCAACAAACATTAAAAATTGGAGATTCCTCAAGAGAAAAACAGGGAGAGTATTCGGAATGACAATGTATTTTTTTCAAATATTAAATCATCAAATCTCCAAATCTTAAATTTATTTACTGACATTTCCCACTTCAAATTGTAATTTAAATTAATTCATATTGCTAACCTCGTAGAGGTTAGATGTTTGTAATAAAATGCGTTAGCATTTGGTTTTGAAAACTCTCTTTTCTTAAAAAACTGCATCGCAGTGATATTTATCATCATTTACAGGTTTAAATGTCGCTTCTACGAGATATATTG contains:
- a CDS encoding histidine--tRNA ligase, giving the protein MSLKCKIPRGTFDILPSESYKWQYITKVFRETSRNFNYREIVTPIFESAGLYERSVGNTSDIVQKEMYKFRDKKGRIFALRPEGTAGIVRAFVENNLDMKNNSSKLYYIGPMFRYERPQKGRYRQHYQYGIENIGSSEPFIDAEVISFGYYFLKKLGLENFKLEINSIGCPNCSQDYNNALVEYYKPYFDDLCQDCKIRIEKNPKRLLDCKVPKCKEISRNAPSMLSYLDDDCREHFDKVQEFLTKINIAFKINPKIVRGLDYYSRTAFEFIDTNLGAQNTLIGGGRYDGLVEQIGGKNIPGIGFAGGFERLILSMETEGVSFGSEQNPDYYLVCLGEKAKDFSLNLLTKIRNAGISVESDFEKKSIKAQMKAADKSNAKYSLILGEDEISQNKIVLKNMKTGDQESILMDNLIEKLH